One stretch of Arachis duranensis cultivar V14167 chromosome 1, aradu.V14167.gnm2.J7QH, whole genome shotgun sequence DNA includes these proteins:
- the LOC107477576 gene encoding 50S ribosomal protein L19-2, chloroplastic — protein MASQVVLQQAMMLGSSSILQTNLNQCFPSKPLGFSAMVPSFRRNAPLISSSVSWRCAPLIAKPATFVARADSNAEGADAAASDDNVEGGGEEAASASSEVEAEAEAGVEEQVEEEPKPPRKPRVKLGDIMGILNQRAIEASDKERPTPDLRTGDIVQIKLEVPENKRRLSTYKGIVISKQNAGIHTTIRIRRIIAGVGVEIVFPVYSPNIKEIKVINHRKVRRARLYYLRDKLPRLSTFK, from the exons ATGGCTTCCCAAGTTGTTCTTCAG CAGGCCATGATGCTTGGTTCTTCTTCAATACTGCAAACCAACCTTAATCAATGTTTTCCATCCAAGCCGTTAGGTTTCTCTGCTATGGTGCCTTCTTTTCGTCGCAACGCACCATTGATTTCGAGCTCGGTTTCATGGCGTTGCGCTCCTCTCATTGCAAAGCCTGCTACTTTTGTAGCCAGAGCTGATTCCAATGCTGAAGGTGCTGACGCTGCTGCTTCGGATGATAATGTCGAAGGTGGAGGAGAAGAAGCAGCTTCGGCTTCTTCCGAAGTGGAAGCCGAAGCTGAAGCAGGAGTGGAAGAACAGGTGGAGGAGGAACCCAAGCCTCCAAGAAAACCTCGAGTCAAGCTTGGTGACATTATGGGG ATATTGAATCAAAGAGCAATTGAGGCTTCAGACAAGGAGAGACCAACTCCAGACCTTAGGACTGGAGACATTGTGCAAATCAAATTG GAGGTTCCTGAGAATAAGCGTAGGTTGTCCACCTATAAAGGTATTGTAATATCAAAACAGAATGCCGGTATTCACACTACCATTCGAATCCGAAGAATCATTGCTGGTGTGGGAGTTGAGATAGTCTTCCCAGT TTACTCACCAAACATCAAagaaatcaaagtaataaaccACCGTAAAGTTAGGAGAGCAAGATTGTACTATCTCAGGGACAAGCTTCCCAGACTCTCAACTTTCAAATGA
- the LOC107477549 gene encoding probable sugar phosphate/phosphate translocator At1g06470, producing the protein MVQSEFSSEGVDFTEVNDVNSGSIGSGFRREPSFSGWCDDNGTVHLEQQLRDEDVSLEEDSDFELPFPQKNEQQSIFFDRDRRFHLKYQQRRSMQKNFTGTTMDVDSSYQSGNGSGKYVPFDVEDNSERGMTGVDSSVRTVDTGSFVKGSKDPISAANILKTLFFILVWYTFSLFLTLYNKTLLGDHMGKFPAPFLMNTIHFAMQAILAKSITWFWSERFEGSVVMSWNDYFWRVVPTAIGTAMDVNLSNASLVFISVTFATMCKSAAPIFLLLFAFAFRLETPSFKLSGIIMVISIGILLTVAKETEFELFGFILVMLAAVMSGFRWCMTQILLQKESYGLKNPLTLMSYVAPVMAMLTAILSLALDPWDKFRENQYFDNSWHITRTCLLLLFGGALAFFMVLTEYVLVSVTSAVTVTIAGVVKEAVTILVAVLYFHDEFTWLKGFGLFIIIVGVSLFNWYKYQKLQKGHTSENGVSEHLATDSAAKYVILEEMDEHGDAI; encoded by the exons ATGGTACAGAGTGAATTTTCTTCAGAGGGGGTTGACTTCACCGAGGTCAATGACGTTAACAGTGGAAGCATAGGGTCTGGCTTTCGTCGAGAACCTTCATTTTCAGGATGGTGTGATGATAATGGAACAGTCCATTTGGAGCAGCAACTCAGGGATGAAGATGTTAGTTTAGAGGAAGACTCAGATTTTGAGTTGCCTTTTCCTCAAAAGAACGAGCAGCAAAGCATATTTTTTGACAGAGACAGACGCTTCCACCTGAAGTATCAGCAAAGGAGGAGTATGCAAAAGAATTTTACAGGTACCACCATGGATGTGGATTCAAGTTATCAGAGCGGTAATGGATCTGGAAAGTATGTGCCTTTTGATGTTGAAGACAACTCGGAAAGGGGGATGACTGGTGTTGACTCCTCTGTTCGTACGGTTGATACTGGATCTTTTGTAAAAGGCTCCAAAGATCCTATTTCTGCAGCAAATATCTTAAAGACATTGTTTTTTATACTTGTGTGGTACACTTTCAGTCTATTTTTGACCTT GTACAATAAAACTCTTTTAGGAGATCATATGGGAAAGTTCCCAGCTCCCTTTTTGATGAATACCATCCACTTTGCAATGCAAGCTATTTTAGCTAAATCTATCACCTGGTTTTGGTCTGAGAGATTTGAAGGCAGTGTTGTTATGTCTTGGAATGACTACTTCTGGAGAG TTGTACCAACTGCTATTGGAACAGCGATGGATGTTAACCTGAGCAATGCATCTCTAGTTTTCATCTCTGTCACATTTGCTACAATG TGTAAATCTGCTGCTCCAATTTTTCTACTTCTGTTTGCGTTTGCTTTCAG GTTGGAGACACCAAGCTTTAAACTATCAGGCATCATCATGGTCATCTCCATTGGGATACTATTAACAG TCGCAAAAGAAACAGAGTTTGAATTATTTGGATTCATACTTGTCATGCTTGCTGCTGTTATGTCTGGCTTCCGCTGGTGCATGACTCAGATTCTTTTGCAG AAAGAATCCTATG GTCTAAAAAATCCGCTTACCCTGATGAGCTACGTAGCTCCAGTCATGGCAATGCTTACTGCAATTCTTTCGCTTGCATTAGATCCATGGGATAAATTCCGAGAAAACCAGTACTTTGATAATTCATGGCACATAACACGAACTTGCTTGCTGTTGCTTTTTGGTGGTGCACTTGCCTTTTTTATG GTGCTAACAGAATATGTTTTGGTCTCGGTAACTAGTGCTGTCACAGTCACAATAGCGGGGGTTGTAAAGGAGGCTGTCACCATATTG GTTGCAGTATTGTACTTTCATGATGAATTTACTTGGTTGAAAGGATTTGGTCTATTCATTATCATCGTTGGCGTCAGTTTATTCAATTGGTACAA ATACCAGAAGCTTCAGAAGGGGCATACAAGTGAGAATGGTGTGTCAGAGCATCTTGCAACAGATTCTGCTGCCAAATATGTTATTCTTGAGGAGATGGATGAACATGGTGATGCCATTTAA
- the LOC127746579 gene encoding glucose-6-phosphate/phosphate translocator 1, chloroplastic → MICSLRQPSIGITGSDVVLRQKHATPFQACSFLPPLSLKKKPQKHVVSVNKPLHVASVSVGNFGSVKEFEGFGKRESDDLVKCGAYEADRSEIEAAGPSEAAKKVKIGIYFATWWALNVVFNIYNKKVLNAYPYPWLTSTLSLACGSLMMLISWATGIAEAPKTDLEFWKTLLPVAVAHTIGHVAATVSMSKVAVSFTHIIKSGEPAFSVLVSRFLLGETFPVPVYLSLIPIIGGCALAAVTELNFNMTGFMGAMISNLAFVFRNIFSKKGMKGNSVSGMNYYACLSILSLALLTPFAIAVEGPQMWAAGWQIALSQIGPQFIWWVVAQSVFYHLYNQVSYMSLDEISPLTFSIGNTMKRISVIVSSIIIFHTPVQPVNALGAAIAVLGTFLYSQAKQ, encoded by the exons ATGATTTGCTCTTTGAGACAACCTAGTATAGGGATCACTGGTTCTGATGTTGTGTTGAGGCAAAAACACGCAACCCCATTTCAAGCATGTTCATTTTTACCTCCTTTGTCATTGAAGAAAAAACCCCAGAAACATGTTGTTTCGGTGAACAAACCACTGCACGTTGCTTCTGTTAGTGTTGGGAATTTTGGGTCAGTGAAGGAATTTGAGGGTTTTGGAAAGAGAGAGAGCGATGATTTGGTGAAGTGTGGTGCATATGAGGCAGATAGATCAGAGATTGAAGCAGCTGGTCCATCAGAGGCTGCAAAGAAGGTGAAGATTGGGATATACTTTGCAACATGGTGGGCTTTGAATGTTGTGttcaatatatataacaagaaGGTGTTGAATGCATACCCTTACCCTTGGCTCACATCAACACTTTCACTTGCTTGTGGCTCTCTCATGATGTTGATCTCTTGGGCCACAGGGATTGCTGAAGCCCCTAAGACTGATCTTGAGTTTTGGAAGACTTTGTTACCT GTTGCTGTTGCACACACAATAGGACATGTCGCGGCGACTGTTAGTATGTCGAAAGTTGCAGTGTCTTTTACACATATCATCAAGAGTGGTGAACCTGCATTTAGTGTCTTGGTTTCCAGATTTCTCCTTGGTGAGACCTTTCCCGTGCCGGTCTATCTATCTTTGATTCCAATTATTGGTGGATGTGCACTTGCCGCTGTTACCGAGCTCAATTTCAATATGACTG GTTTCATGGGGGCTATGATATCAAATTTGGCATTTGTGTTCCGTAATATCTTTTCGAAGAAGGGCATGAAAGGAAATTCTGTCAGTGGAATGAATTACTACGCATGCTTATCTATTTTATCCCTTGCACTTCTCACACCATTCGCAATAGCCGTCGAAGGGCCACAGATGTGGGCAGCTGGATGGCAAATAGCACTCTCTCAAATTGGACCCCAATTCATATG GTGGGTAGTAGCTCAAAGTGTGTTCTACCATCTGTACAACCAAGTGTCATACATGTCTTTGGATGAGATCTCGCCCTTGACATTTAGCATTGGAAACACCATGAAACGTATTTCAGTCATAGTTTCTTCCATCATTATCTTCCATACACCAGTTCAACCTGTCAATGCTCTTGGAGCTGCGATAGCTGTCCTCGGAACCTTCTTATATTCACAG GCAAAACAATAG
- the LOC127741489 gene encoding tryptophan synthase beta chain 1 has product MASSITSSSSRLFPITRESQPTSHSTLNFSKFASFSSSSSASGSKTSSYISCSLTRDPSVLPLEEQSKLSNGSVLFQRPDSLGRFGKFGGKYVPETLINALTELEAAFHSLSADEDFQKELAGILRDYVGRESPLYFAERLTEHYKRANGEGPQIYLKREDLNHTGAHKINNAVAQALLAKCLGKKRIIAETGAGQHGVATATVCARFGLECIVYMGAQDMERQALNVFRMRLLGAEVRPVHSGTATLKDATSEAIRDWVTNVETTHYILGSVAGPHPYPMMVREFHAVIGKETRKQALEKWGGKPDVLIACVGGGSNAMGLFHEFVDDKDVRLIGVEAAGFGLDSGKHAATLTKGEVGVLHGAMSYLLQDDDGQIVEPHSISAGLDYPGVGPEHSFLKDIGRAEYYSITDEEALEAFKRVSRLEGIIPALETSHALAYLEKVCPTLPNGAKVVVNFSGRGDKDVHTAIKYLKV; this is encoded by the exons atggcttcctccatcacaAGCTCTTCTTCAAGGTTGTTTCCCATTACCAGAGAATCACAACCCACTTCCCATTCCACCTTAAACTTTTCAAAGTTTgcatctttctcttcttcttcttcagcttcaGGTTCCAAAACCTCCTCTTATATCTCTTGCTCTCTCACCAGGGACCCTTCTGTTCTGCCATTGGAGGAGCAGTCAAAGCTCTCTAATGGGTCAGTTCTCTTTCAGAGACCGGATTCCCTTGGGAGGTTTGGAAAGTTTGGTGGGAAATATGTCCCTGAGACTCTAATCAATGCCCTCACCGAGCTTGAGGCTGCATTTCATTCCCTTTCTGCTGATGAAGATTTTCAG aaagagCTGGCTGGTATTCTTAGAGATTATGTTGGTCGAGAGAGTCCTCTTTATTTTGCAGAAAGGTTGACAGAGCATTATAAGAGGGCGAATGGTGAAGGGCCTCAGATTTACCTAAAGAGGGAAGATCTTAATCACACTGGTGCTCATAAGATCAATAATGCTGTTGCTCAAGCTTTGCTTGCCAAGTGTTTGGGGAAAAAACGAATTATTGCTGAAACTGGAGCTGGCCAGCATGGTGTCGCAACTGCTACTGTATGCGCTCGATTTGGTTTGGAGTGCATTGTTTATATGGGGGCACAGGACATGGAAAGGCAGGCTCTGAATGTCTTCAGAATGCGTCTTCTCGGTGCTGAG GTGAGACCGGTTCATTCTGGAACTGCCACACTTAAGGATGCTACATCAGAGGCTATAAGGGATTGGGTGACAAATGTGGAGACAACTCATTATATTTTGGGTTCGGTTGCTGGGCCGCATCCATATCCAATGATGGTAAGAGAGTTCCATGCCGTGATTGGCAAGGAAACCAGAAAACAAGCGTTGGAAAAATGGGGAGGGAAACCGGATGTTCTGATTGCATGTGTCGGAGGAGGTTCAAATGCCATGGGACTTTTCCATGAATTTGTCGATGACAAAGACGTTAGACTAATTGGCGTGGAAGCTGCTGGATTTGGCTTGGACAGTGGCAAGCATGCTGCGACATTAACAAAGGGAGAAGTTGGGGTTCTGCATGGAGCTATGAGTTATCTGCTGCAGGATGATGATGGACAAATTGTCGAGCCGCACTCAATTAGTGCAGG CTTGGACTACCCTGGTGTAGGACCGGAACATAGCTTTTTGAAAGATATCGGGCGCGCTGAATATTATAGCATCACTGATGAAGAAGCACTAGAAG CTTTCAAGAGAGTTTCGCGTCTCGAAGGCATAATTCCGGCTCTAGAGACATCTCATGCTTTGGCCTATTTGGAGAAAGTGTGTCCAACTCTTCCTAATGGCGCCAAAGTTGTGGTCAACTTCAGTGGCAGAGGTGACAAGGATGTTCATACCGCCATCAAGTACTTGAAGGTTTGA